The proteins below are encoded in one region of Hordeum vulgare subsp. vulgare chromosome 3H, MorexV3_pseudomolecules_assembly, whole genome shotgun sequence:
- the LOC123443156 gene encoding phospho-N-acetylmuramoyl-pentapeptide-transferase homolog isoform X2 translates to MGGLFFIPIGILVARRHAGSNSSGVNGAAIITLVFAVVGLLDDISNLVADRNRKIPQWIRFLVQTGAGIYFFIWLGSANISTPYKMKFIVPLPPPFGLAFMGKFYLVLATICSLSMGTGVTLVDGLDGLAGGVSALALVGLSVAALPICSELSVFGASMSGACTGFLLHNRYRASIVMGRVGSFALGGALATITACSGMFIPMLIACSLFFLELLVVILQVPVSMTLKHIHGTSRSFQRILPSHYYLRLWGIKEPYIVAGAYIMTCFLTVLAGYLGLVSV, encoded by the exons ATGGGAGGACTGTTCTTCATTCCGATTGGTATTTTGGTTGCAAGAAGACATGCTGGTTCTAACTCAAGTGGAGTGAATGGAGCAGCTATAATAACTCTCGTATTTGCAGTAGTTGGGTTACTTGATGATATTTCAAACCTAGTTGCAGATCGCAATCGTAAAATACCTCAGTGGATAAGATTTTTGGTTCAG ACTGGTGCTGGGATCTACTTCTTTATCTGGTTGGGTTCTGCAAATATTTCAACGCCATACAAAAT GAAATTTATTGTTCCTCTACCTCCGCCATTTGGTCTGGCATTCATGGGAAAATTTTATTTGGTTCTGGCTACAATATGTTCCCTTTCCATGGGTACTGGAGTAACATTGGTTGATGGTCTTGATGGTTTGGCTGGTGGTGTTTCTGCTTTGGCACTCGTTGGATTGTCTGTTGCCGCTCTTCCGATTTGCTCGG AGCTGAGTGTTTTTGGAGCATCCATGTCAGGTGCTTGCACTGGCTTTCTTTTACACAACAGATATAGGGCCTCGATAGTGATGGGTCGAGTTGGATCTTTTGCACTTGGAGGAGCACTTGCTACAATTACAGCATGCAGTGGAATGTTCATTCCGATGCTAATTGCATGCAGCCTCTTCTTTCTTGAGCTGCTTGTGGTAATATTACAG GTTCCTGTAAGCATGACTCTGAAGCACATCCATGGGACAAGCAGATCTTTCCAGCGAATTCTTCCCTCACATTACTATCTCAGACTGTGGGGCATAAAGGAGCCGTATATCGTGGCGGGTGCATACATCATGACATGCTTCTTAACTGTGTTGGCAGGGTACCTTGGACTTGTTTCAGTGTAA
- the LOC123443156 gene encoding phospho-N-acetylmuramoyl-pentapeptide-transferase homolog isoform X1, with product MASPSSSSSAASCSYYSCPAPHHPRFRRSLRQPPLPRVRLSSTPSSSRPPAVQECQFGSISSRPTRRRGSIQIAKSFDDDLGDFSLVHHDDEDDAFGVVLYSSESDWSDDEVVLTQIGDVELPTMMTERRFKGAEGAITIAAHRLATIGKGQRKSRTQQGLMNNVGLIAFLAVLLLFVDWCSWWIIRLPLDSFYLTRPFLISAVLSALAGFIFAPIADRLKIHHFRRRGKPIFPSNGKPTPAMGGLFFIPIGILVARRHAGSNSSGVNGAAIITLVFAVVGLLDDISNLVADRNRKIPQWIRFLVQTGAGIYFFIWLGSANISTPYKMKFIVPLPPPFGLAFMGKFYLVLATICSLSMGTGVTLVDGLDGLAGGVSALALVGLSVAALPICSELSVFGASMSGACTGFLLHNRYRASIVMGRVGSFALGGALATITACSGMFIPMLIACSLFFLELLVVILQVPVSMTLKHIHGTSRSFQRILPSHYYLRLWGIKEPYIVAGAYIMTCFLTVLAGYLGLVSV from the exons ATggcatctccctcctcctcctcctccgccgcctcctgctcctactactcGTGCCCCGCACCCCACCACCCGCGCTTCCGGCGAtccctccggcagccgcctctccCGCGGGTGCGTCTCTCCTCGACGCCGTCCTCCAGCCGACCCCCCGCTGTGCAG GAGTGCCAGTTCGGAAGCATCTCATCGAGACCCACACGCAGGCGTGGTTCCATTCAAATCGCCAAATCATTTGATGAT GATCTGGGGGATTTCTCGCTAGTGCATcatgacgacgaggatgatgcATTTGGTGTTGTTTTGTATTCAAGTGAGAGTGATTGGAGCGACGATGAGGTTGTGTTAACTCAAATTGGGGATGTTGAGCTGCCAACGATGATGACCGAGAGGCGTTTCAAGGGGGCAGAGGGTGCGATAACTATTGCTGCCCATAGGCTCGCCACCATTGGGAAAGGGCAAAGGAAGAGCAG AACTCAACAAGGGCTGATGAATAATGTTGGGCTGATTGCTTTCCTAGCAGTGCTACTTTTGTTTGTCGACTGGTGTTCGTGGTGGATTATTAGGCTACCTCTGGACTCATTTTATTTGACGCGACCTTTTTTAATATCAGCAGTTCTATCCGCATTAGCTGGGTTTATTTTTGCACCCATTGCTGATAgactgaagattcatcatttccggAGGAGAGGGAAGCCTATATTTCCATCCAATGGGAAACCAACCCCAGCAATGGGAGGACTGTTCTTCATTCCGATTGGTATTTTGGTTGCAAGAAGACATGCTGGTTCTAACTCAAGTGGAGTGAATGGAGCAGCTATAATAACTCTCGTATTTGCAGTAGTTGGGTTACTTGATGATATTTCAAACCTAGTTGCAGATCGCAATCGTAAAATACCTCAGTGGATAAGATTTTTGGTTCAG ACTGGTGCTGGGATCTACTTCTTTATCTGGTTGGGTTCTGCAAATATTTCAACGCCATACAAAAT GAAATTTATTGTTCCTCTACCTCCGCCATTTGGTCTGGCATTCATGGGAAAATTTTATTTGGTTCTGGCTACAATATGTTCCCTTTCCATGGGTACTGGAGTAACATTGGTTGATGGTCTTGATGGTTTGGCTGGTGGTGTTTCTGCTTTGGCACTCGTTGGATTGTCTGTTGCCGCTCTTCCGATTTGCTCGG AGCTGAGTGTTTTTGGAGCATCCATGTCAGGTGCTTGCACTGGCTTTCTTTTACACAACAGATATAGGGCCTCGATAGTGATGGGTCGAGTTGGATCTTTTGCACTTGGAGGAGCACTTGCTACAATTACAGCATGCAGTGGAATGTTCATTCCGATGCTAATTGCATGCAGCCTCTTCTTTCTTGAGCTGCTTGTGGTAATATTACAG GTTCCTGTAAGCATGACTCTGAAGCACATCCATGGGACAAGCAGATCTTTCCAGCGAATTCTTCCCTCACATTACTATCTCAGACTGTGGGGCATAAAGGAGCCGTATATCGTGGCGGGTGCATACATCATGACATGCTTCTTAACTGTGTTGGCAGGGTACCTTGGACTTGTTTCAGTGTAA